From Brassica rapa cultivar Chiifu-401-42 chromosome A06, CAAS_Brap_v3.01, whole genome shotgun sequence:
CTGAGAATTATTTTGTGTGTAAAGTCTGGTCAAAGAttaactttaaattattttgactagaattatagatttttttacgTTTACGATAGCATTTAAGATGTCAAATTGATTCGATGTATAAAGGAATTTATTACATTGATTCCGGTAATATTTCTGGGTCATTATTACTCTAACAAGAATCAGTAAAGGAATTTCTATGTAAAAAGATACGATACGAAAATTAAATTTGACATGCTTCTGAAAATGTAATTTCATTTTGAATAACCGCTAATTGACACATTGATTCCACATTTAATACTTCGTAACGTTTCAAGATATTAGACTGACCTTTCACCGATAACCAGTCAGTGATAATATGCGTATATAAATTATAGAGTGTTTTCAATTTTGAgacacaaaacaaataaaatgtcaACTAGAATTAGGATGGTGCTTTTTGTGAATCTGTTATCTCTTCTGTTTTCAACAGCTATAGTTCATTCCAATCAAAATACAGTGCCTCTCAGATCATTCAAGGTTAGCTTTAAACACAACTTGAGACCCACTGTTTTTTCTATTATTTAGAATGTCATgtaatatataacttttttttgtccttGACAGATAAGTGAAAATGTAACATATGATTGCATAGATATTTACAAGCAACCAGGGCTCGAGCATCCTTTGCTAAAAACCCACAAAATTCAGGTGCATCGCTTCAGAATTTCATCTGTTGCGTTTTTTACTTGTATTAGTATGATAAATATtgattatacaatttttatttgaaaagatGAAATCATCAATTTCAAGACATGAGTTAAAGCTACAAACGGGCAAAAATGAAACATCTACCAAAAGGAAAATAGTATGTCCAAATGGAACTGTTCCTATATTGAGAAATACAAAAGAATATGTCACAAATTCGCAAGTGTTTGCTGAAAAACATTTTCATCCGTTATCAGCCGATAGCCCTGGAACGCATGTAAGGACTCATCTCAATTTTCTTAATACGATAGATTTAatacttttatgtatatataatatatatctagTATTAAGTCATTAATGTTtgtgttgcaaaaaaaaatcattaatgtTTTTTCCAAAAAGAGTTACTAATAATGTAATCTGCTTTTGATAGATTGCTGGAGTAAGATCATCCATTGGTCCATTTCGGGGTGTACAAGCTTGGTTTAGTGCAAATGCGCTAAACGTGGGAAAGGATCAAGTTTCGTATAGTCAAATATATATAGGCAGCGGATCGGAAAACCAAGTCAATTATATCTCAGCGGGTTGGACTgtaggttttatattttataagtatattccTTAATCCATTTGTTATGTAAACCTTTTGAGTATATTCTTAAAGTGTTACAATTCCATGTTGATAGATAAATCCAAGTCTATATGGCGACCAACGTGTTTGGGCATTTGGATTTTGGAAGGTATGTGGCTACAAACAAATTAGTGTTTGATGAAAACATTGATCAAATAGTAACaagtataatattaaatattatttaatagggTAAGGATGGGAAAGGATGTTACAATACCGCATGTTCAGGGTTTGTTCAAGTATCAAAGGTGATTCCAATTGTCGGGCCCATTGATCTTAAGCCAGGGGTCCCTGGCTGGTTTCGATATTTCATTCATCAGGTTAATATTTATAATcagttttataagaaaattagtGATCGATATATTTGACTATGAATCTCTAGACCCGTACATTTCTTTCACTGATATATGAATTTGTCTTGTTTCTTAATATTCGAAAAAGGATATAAATACAGGAAACTGGTGGATTACACAACTTATGCAAAATTCACCTGATATAGATATTGGTTACTGGCCAAAAGAATTATTTAACCTTTTAGAAAATGGTGCAAATATGGTTGGAGTTGGTGGTGTGGTTCAGGCTTCACGTTCTGGTTCAAGCCCTCCCATGGGTAATGGTAATTTTCCAAATGGAGGCCGCCTAGATTCAGGACTTTTTTCAAATATTGAAGTCTTGAATTCTAACTATGAGCAGCGTAAAATGAATTCTTTTCATGTAGAGAATTTGTTAGATAGTGAGAAATGTTATGGGTTAAGAATTGGTAAGGTAAAACCATTCCATCGTAATTATCTAGGTTTCTTTTTCAATTATGGTGGTCCGGGAGGGAATTCATGTGGAGTATGACATTTGCTAACATATATACTCTTTAAATTggcatttaataaaattattataaattagtaAAATGCAAACTATTTTATAGTGTACTATTCATGTTTTGCTTTGTTCTCAAGATTGATGTCTCTcccactccatattttactccaaaattgaaaaaatggagtgggaaatggagtgatgaacaaaaaaataaaagcattactctataaatggagtaatccttttattttttgttcattactctaTTTCCCACTCAATTTTctcaattttggagtaaaatatggagtggagttggagatgccctaagtgCAGTTAACGTTCTATTTGAATGTTAGAAACCATTGTAAAAAATAGCTAAATTAGTGTAGAATCCGAACAATTATAACACAAACAGAAGC
This genomic window contains:
- the LOC103871012 gene encoding uncharacterized protein LOC103871012 gives rise to the protein MSTRIRMVLFVNLLSLLFSTAIVHSNQNTVPLRSFKISENVTYDCIDIYKQPGLEHPLLKTHKIQMKSSISRHELKLQTGKNETSTKRKIVCPNGTVPILRNTKEYVTNSQVFAEKHFHPLSADSPGTHIAGVRSSIGPFRGVQAWFSANALNVGKDQVSYSQIYIGSGSENQVNYISAGWTINPSLYGDQRVWAFGFWKGKDGKGCYNTACSGFVQVSKVIPIVGPIDLKPGVPGWFRYFIHQDINTGNWWITQLMQNSPDIDIGYWPKELFNLLENGANMVGVGGVVQASRSGSSPPMGNGNFPNGGRLDSGLFSNIEVLNSNYEQRKMNSFHVENLLDSEKCYGLRIGKVKPFHRNYLGFFFNYGGPGGNSCGV